Proteins encoded within one genomic window of Verrucomicrobiota bacterium:
- a CDS encoding type II toxin-antitoxin system VapC family toxin, which yields MSGFYLDSDTCIDFLRGNNRGLYDKIQDLDHGSLLIPSMVKAELIYGAYCSHRQNENRKILDVFLGEFKTVDFDSSAAEYYAKIKIELKKSGQPIGGNDMVIASTVLSRNGTLITRNHAEFSRIEGLRWEDWSQ from the coding sequence ATGTCTGGCTTTTATTTGGACTCAGATACATGCATTGACTTCCTGCGTGGGAATAATCGTGGATTATATGATAAGATTCAGGATCTTGATCATGGGTCATTATTGATTCCAAGCATGGTTAAGGCAGAGTTGATTTATGGAGCATATTGTAGTCACCGACAAAATGAAAATAGGAAAATTTTGGATGTTTTTCTAGGTGAATTTAAGACTGTAGACTTTGATAGCTCAGCGGCAGAATATTATGCGAAGATTAAAATTGAATTAAAAAAATCAGGTCAGCCTATTGGGGGTAATGACATGGTTATTGCCTCCACTGTTCTCTCAAGAAATGGGACTTTAATCACACGTAACCATGCGGAGTTCTCACGGATTGAAGGACTACGGTGGGAAGATTGGAGTCAATGA
- a CDS encoding aminotransferase class I/II-fold pyridoxal phosphate-dependent enzyme: MSKKVQRLSPIARHVQSIPRSGIRDFFEIVSTMKEVISLGIGEPDFVTPWHIRESAIYALERGKTSYTSNLGLLKLRKEISRYVQNHFNIGYNPENEVIVTVGVSEAMDLALRALIDPGDEVIYHEPCYVSYSPSICLAHGIPVSVPTSFEDGWSVTAEKISKAITPKSKILILNFPTNPTGGTMERAELEKIAQLCQDHDLICLSDEIYSELTYEGSHVSIASLPGMRERTIFLHGFSKAFAMTGFRIGYACAPPEMTEAMMKIHQYAMLCAPIISQEAAYEALVNGGDNVARMKDDYHARRNFIVNSFNSLGMKCMMPRGAFYAFPSIGFTGLKSHDFAIDLLKTQKVAVVPGNAFGESGEGFVRCSYSTALHKIELAIEKLGSFLETYQKRSDSAA; encoded by the coding sequence GTGTCTAAAAAGGTCCAAAGATTAAGTCCGATTGCCCGTCACGTGCAGAGTATTCCACGTTCCGGCATCCGTGATTTTTTCGAGATTGTTTCCACGATGAAAGAGGTGATTTCATTGGGGATCGGGGAGCCGGACTTTGTTACCCCTTGGCATATCCGGGAATCGGCGATATATGCCCTTGAACGGGGGAAAACGAGTTATACTTCGAATCTGGGTCTTTTAAAACTGCGTAAGGAGATTTCCCGTTACGTTCAAAATCATTTTAATATCGGATATAATCCGGAAAACGAGGTGATCGTGACGGTGGGGGTCTCCGAGGCGATGGATTTGGCCTTGCGGGCGTTGATCGACCCGGGGGATGAGGTGATTTACCACGAGCCGTGTTATGTTTCTTATAGTCCGAGTATCTGTTTAGCCCACGGGATTCCTGTGTCTGTCCCCACGTCATTTGAGGATGGATGGTCGGTGACAGCGGAGAAAATCAGCAAGGCGATAACGCCTAAATCAAAAATCCTGATTTTGAATTTCCCGACTAACCCGACCGGAGGAACCATGGAGCGGGCTGAGCTTGAAAAAATCGCCCAGCTTTGCCAGGATCATGACCTGATTTGCCTTTCGGACGAGATTTATTCGGAATTAACTTATGAAGGCAGTCATGTATCCATCGCTTCCCTGCCCGGGATGAGGGAGAGGACGATCTTCTTGCATGGATTCTCGAAGGCTTTTGCCATGACCGGATTCCGTATCGGTTATGCTTGCGCGCCGCCCGAGATGACGGAGGCCATGATGAAGATTCACCAATACGCCATGCTTTGTGCTCCGATCATTAGTCAAGAGGCCGCCTATGAGGCTTTGGTGAATGGGGGGGATAATGTCGCGCGGATGAAGGATGATTACCATGCGCGGCGGAATTTTATCGTAAACTCTTTTAATTCATTAGGAATGAAATGTATGATGCCGCGTGGGGCGTTTTATGCATTCCCATCAATCGGATTTACAGGGCTGAAATCACATGATTTTGCCATCGATCTCTTAAAAACGCAGAAGGTTGCTGTCGTGCCCGGCAATGCCTTCGGGGAAAGTGGGGAAGGATTCGTCCGTTGCTCTTACTCGACTGCGCTTCATAAGATTGAGCTGGCCATCGAAAAGCTCGGGAGCTTTTTGGAGACGTATCAAAAACGTTCCGATTCCGCCGCCTAG
- the galK gene encoding galactokinase, with product MTTATAYAPGRAELLGNHTDYNEGFVMSIAVDKGTTVSGQSRADDKIILSTGQFAHPFQTDLENIKPQDGENSWVNYPLGVVDELLKRGLRLGGFEMSISSNLPLGAGLSSSAALEVSTALFLQKLFGFPMDRLDIAKVCQAAENNFVGVKCGLLDQISSLYGKKDHAIFIDCRSLEIDNIPLSTDTCFVIAHSNVKHSLVAGEYNERRASCEAAAAELGVKALRDADRLLLENKLPDKDSLAYKRAMHVVGENERVIASISKLREGQITPLGEAMFASHASSIKYFENSCMELDILVDLARKLPGCLGARLSGGGFGGATINLVEKKSAASFISNLHDQYKAATGIEPLVFECTAANGAH from the coding sequence ATGACGACAGCTACCGCTTATGCCCCTGGCCGGGCCGAACTCCTCGGTAACCACACTGATTACAATGAAGGATTCGTCATGTCCATCGCCGTGGACAAAGGAACCACCGTCTCCGGCCAATCTCGGGCAGACGACAAAATCATTCTCAGTACCGGGCAATTTGCCCACCCTTTCCAGACAGATTTGGAAAATATCAAACCGCAGGACGGGGAAAACTCTTGGGTGAATTACCCTCTCGGAGTAGTGGATGAGCTACTCAAACGCGGCCTCCGCCTCGGCGGGTTTGAAATGTCGATCAGTAGCAATCTCCCCCTCGGCGCAGGTTTAAGCAGTTCCGCCGCCCTAGAAGTCTCCACCGCACTCTTCCTGCAAAAACTTTTCGGATTTCCGATGGATCGCCTAGACATAGCCAAGGTATGCCAAGCGGCTGAAAATAATTTCGTCGGGGTGAAATGCGGACTCCTCGACCAGATCAGTTCCCTTTATGGCAAAAAAGACCATGCGATTTTTATTGATTGCCGCAGCCTGGAGATCGATAACATCCCCCTGAGTACGGACACCTGTTTTGTCATCGCACACTCAAATGTCAAACACTCCCTCGTCGCCGGGGAATACAATGAGCGCCGAGCCAGTTGTGAAGCAGCTGCTGCCGAGCTCGGCGTCAAGGCCCTCCGCGATGCCGATAGGCTGCTCCTAGAAAACAAATTGCCCGACAAGGATTCATTAGCATATAAACGCGCCATGCATGTCGTGGGGGAAAATGAACGTGTGATCGCCTCGATAAGCAAATTGCGCGAAGGTCAAATCACTCCCTTGGGTGAGGCCATGTTCGCCTCCCACGCGAGCTCGATCAAATATTTCGAGAATAGCTGCATGGAGCTCGATATCCTTGTGGACCTCGCCCGCAAATTACCCGGTTGTCTCGGAGCCCGCCTGAGCGGTGGAGGATTCGGCGGAGCCACGATCAATCTTGTCGAAAAGAAATCCGCCGCCTCATTTATCAGTAATCTCCACGACCAATACAAAGCAGCTACGGGCATCGAGCCCCTCGTCTTTGAATGTACCGCCGCTAATGGCGCGCACTAG
- the hemL gene encoding glutamate-1-semialdehyde 2,1-aminomutase — MARNYSLSHKLFEEALKYTPGGVHSPVRAFRGVGGEPFFAQRAAGSRVFDVDGNEYIDYVCTWGPAILGHANVHILKALKEALEEGTSFGISNPRELTLAKMVVENVPSVEKVRFCNSGTEACMSAVRLARGFTGRDKIIKFDGCYHGHADSMLVKAGSGALTLGQPDSAGVPAALAALTLTLPFNDLTAVKEMVAAHPAQIAALILEPVPANAGLYLPEPGFLEGLRKLCTEEGIVLIFDEVMTGFRVAPGGAQEIYGIRPDLSCFGKVIGGGLPVGAFGGRREIMDWLAPLGPVYQAGTLSGNPLAMAAGEANLKELFSPDKKQNFARLNELTAQLAQGLVEIAKKRKIPFTGKQFGSLFCGYFCEGPVRHLQEAKKSDTARFAQFFHALKERGVYLAPSQFEAGFVSLAHTEQDIAFTLSMADEAMGKL; from the coding sequence ATGGCTCGAAATTATTCTCTCTCCCACAAGTTATTTGAAGAAGCTCTGAAATATACCCCCGGCGGGGTACACTCACCCGTTCGCGCATTCCGCGGTGTCGGGGGGGAACCCTTCTTTGCGCAGCGGGCTGCGGGTTCGAGGGTCTTCGACGTGGACGGGAATGAATATATCGACTACGTCTGCACGTGGGGTCCTGCGATCCTGGGCCATGCAAATGTCCATATCCTCAAAGCCCTCAAGGAAGCCCTCGAGGAAGGGACGAGCTTCGGCATTTCCAATCCCCGTGAATTAACCTTGGCGAAAATGGTGGTCGAAAATGTTCCTTCCGTTGAAAAGGTGCGCTTTTGTAATTCCGGCACGGAGGCCTGTATGTCGGCGGTTCGACTCGCAAGGGGATTCACCGGACGCGATAAAATCATCAAGTTCGACGGATGTTATCACGGACATGCCGACTCGATGCTGGTCAAAGCGGGCAGTGGTGCACTTACGCTCGGCCAGCCCGATAGCGCGGGAGTACCGGCCGCACTGGCAGCACTCACTCTGACCCTGCCATTTAACGACCTGACCGCCGTAAAAGAAATGGTCGCTGCACACCCGGCGCAAATTGCTGCGCTCATTCTGGAGCCGGTTCCCGCCAATGCAGGGCTTTACCTGCCGGAGCCGGGTTTTCTGGAGGGCTTGCGCAAATTATGCACGGAGGAGGGCATCGTCCTGATTTTTGATGAGGTCATGACGGGATTTCGTGTCGCCCCGGGCGGAGCACAGGAGATTTACGGGATCAGGCCTGACCTGAGTTGTTTTGGAAAAGTCATCGGGGGCGGTTTGCCCGTCGGGGCTTTCGGGGGCAGGCGCGAGATCATGGATTGGCTTGCACCGCTAGGCCCCGTTTATCAGGCGGGAACCCTTTCGGGAAATCCTCTGGCGATGGCGGCGGGGGAGGCGAATCTCAAGGAGTTATTTAGCCCCGACAAGAAACAGAACTTTGCCCGACTCAATGAATTAACCGCGCAACTTGCGCAAGGGTTGGTCGAGATCGCTAAGAAGAGGAAGATTCCTTTTACCGGAAAACAATTCGGTTCCCTATTCTGTGGTTATTTCTGCGAAGGCCCTGTGCGCCATTTGCAGGAAGCCAAAAAATCCGACACAGCCCGTTTTGCACAGTTCTTTCACGCCCTCAAGGAACGCGGGGTTTATCTGGCTCCTTCACAATTTGAAGCGGGATTTGTCTCCCTCGCGCACACGGAGCAGGATATCGCTTTTACCCTCAGCATGGCCGACGAGGCGATGGGGAAATTATAA
- a CDS encoding ribbon-helix-helix protein, CopG family, whose amino-acid sequence MSQITIYLDETLIHEVKVAARKEKKSVSEWMKDSAIKNLKNNEWSEDFLKTFGAISDETFIRHPQPAQSSDDYPRFD is encoded by the coding sequence ATGTCACAAATCACGATCTACTTGGATGAGACACTTATTCATGAGGTGAAAGTTGCCGCACGGAAAGAGAAAAAATCTGTTTCTGAGTGGATGAAAGACTCGGCCATTAAAAATCTGAAGAACAATGAGTGGTCTGAGGATTTTTTAAAAACATTTGGAGCGATCAGTGATGAAACATTTATCCGACACCCACAGCCGGCTCAATCATCAGATGACTATCCGAGGTTTGATTAA
- a CDS encoding type II toxin-antitoxin system YafQ family toxin, whose product MKTGCETSQLRKDIKKLQKQGKELAKLKSVVMRIVDGKPLEAQYRDHALIGPLKGSRDCRIESDWLSSL is encoded by the coding sequence GTGAAGACGGGTTGCGAGACAAGTCAATTAAGGAAAGACATCAAGAAGCTCCAGAAACAAGGCAAAGAACTCGCAAAGCTCAAAAGTGTTGTCATGCGCATTGTTGACGGCAAACCCCTCGAAGCACAGTATCGGGATCACGCTTTGATCGGGCCGCTGAAAGGATCGAGGGACTGCCGTATTGAATCCGACTGGCTTTCGAGTTTATAG
- a CDS encoding TIGR00730 family Rossman fold protein — protein sequence MKSICVYLGSMRNLHGDYIEAARELGRELARRKIRLVYGAGNVGLMGELANSVLENGGEVIGVIPRSMVEREWAHMNLSKLHVVETMHERKALMAEMADAFIAMPGGLGTLEEIAECLTWIQLGFLHKPAAFWNVRRYYDLFAGFITQMEREGFIRDSDRDFIFMHEKLGSVFDYLEANCLPQSAGDNLSKS from the coding sequence ATGAAATCCATCTGTGTTTATCTCGGGTCGATGCGCAATTTGCACGGGGATTATATTGAAGCGGCTCGGGAATTAGGAAGGGAGCTGGCCCGGCGGAAGATCCGGCTTGTTTACGGTGCCGGTAATGTCGGGCTCATGGGCGAGCTGGCCAATAGTGTCCTGGAAAATGGTGGGGAAGTCATCGGGGTCATCCCACGTTCCATGGTCGAGCGTGAGTGGGCGCACATGAATCTGAGTAAATTGCACGTGGTCGAGACCATGCATGAACGTAAGGCGCTGATGGCAGAAATGGCCGATGCCTTTATCGCCATGCCCGGAGGCTTAGGTACCCTCGAAGAGATTGCGGAATGCCTGACATGGATCCAGCTCGGGTTCCTCCATAAACCCGCCGCTTTTTGGAATGTGCGCCGTTATTACGATTTATTTGCCGGATTCATCACCCAGATGGAACGGGAGGGGTTTATCCGCGATAGCGACCGGGATTTCATCTTTATGCACGAGAAACTCGGGAGCGTTTTTGATTATCTTGAGGCAAATTGCCTTCCGCAGAGTGCCGGGGACAATTTGAGTAAATCTTAG
- a CDS encoding DUF429 domain-containing protein: MKFIGLDLAWSLKNPSAICTLEWDGARANCTGFVPDIGSNEEIAAYIREEFSQGQQGIIAIDAPLIVPNQSGSRNAEKLLNKDFRKCHAGAHPSNRQRLCKWGGGKLRAEEILENLKPLGFSSDPEWEPHTRKLRRVIEVFPHAANVTLFNLPLIFEYKSRPHRSRDFILGEFKRFREAISSLENAHPPATFPKNILLAPLSKLRGKELKKHEDTLDAFICAYTALHAWIYQPRIYGDLKEGYILVPAGQIPHP, translated from the coding sequence ATGAAATTCATCGGCCTCGATCTCGCTTGGTCGCTCAAGAATCCATCAGCCATTTGCACTCTGGAGTGGGATGGGGCCCGAGCAAATTGCACGGGGTTCGTGCCGGATATCGGGAGTAATGAGGAAATCGCCGCTTACATCCGGGAAGAGTTCTCACAGGGACAACAAGGGATTATCGCGATCGACGCACCTTTGATCGTCCCAAATCAATCCGGTTCACGTAATGCCGAGAAACTCTTAAATAAAGATTTCCGAAAATGCCACGCCGGGGCCCACCCGTCCAACCGGCAACGCCTCTGTAAATGGGGTGGGGGCAAATTGCGCGCAGAAGAAATACTCGAAAACCTCAAGCCCTTGGGATTCAGCTCTGACCCAGAATGGGAACCCCACACGCGCAAATTGCGCCGGGTCATCGAGGTATTCCCCCACGCGGCAAATGTCACCCTCTTTAATCTCCCCTTGATTTTCGAATATAAATCACGCCCGCACCGTTCCCGGGATTTTATCCTGGGGGAATTCAAACGTTTCCGCGAAGCAATCTCCTCACTGGAAAACGCCCATCCCCCTGCCACTTTTCCCAAAAATATTTTACTCGCACCATTGAGCAAATTGCGCGGGAAAGAATTAAAAAAACACGAAGACACCCTCGACGCCTTCATCTGCGCTTACACCGCCCTACACGCATGGATCTATCAACCCCGTATTTATGGAGATTTAAAGGAGGGATATATCCTCGTTCCAGCAGGGCAGATTCCTCACCCATAA
- a CDS encoding OmpA family protein: MDFHKIRVPLFGAVFLGAFALFTGILSVYLLGGRAAYHEQMNKMKEDTRILSAEVENRRLEVQSVQNEVIRKNSELEAKNAELTMLTQNLTDTKTKMLQIAQEKDKLQKASGGLRDDLRNQIDSQDVTVSEAGDQLVIKITDRIPLESGKQGIGPKAKEILDKIALALKRFPDRAARIEGHTDDLPVRTGGKFASNWELSASRAAEAVRYLEDQGIPGNRLQAMGLADTKPIVPNNSDANRAVNRRLEIVLIPFKAPATTPASATTDKKKSN, encoded by the coding sequence ATGGATTTTCACAAAATTAGGGTTCCTTTGTTTGGCGCTGTGTTTCTCGGTGCATTTGCTCTTTTTACCGGAATTTTATCTGTTTACCTGCTCGGCGGGCGTGCTGCATACCATGAGCAGATGAATAAAATGAAGGAGGATACTCGGATTCTCTCCGCCGAGGTGGAAAATAGGAGGCTCGAAGTCCAGTCCGTCCAGAATGAGGTCATCCGGAAAAATTCCGAATTAGAAGCGAAAAACGCGGAATTAACCATGCTCACCCAGAACCTCACGGATACAAAGACGAAGATGCTGCAAATTGCACAAGAAAAAGATAAACTGCAAAAAGCTTCCGGTGGCCTCCGTGACGATCTCCGCAACCAAATCGATTCCCAAGATGTGACGGTCAGTGAAGCCGGCGACCAGCTCGTCATTAAAATCACAGACCGTATCCCCCTCGAGTCCGGTAAACAAGGTATCGGTCCGAAAGCCAAAGAAATCCTCGATAAAATCGCACTCGCCCTGAAACGTTTCCCTGACCGTGCCGCCCGTATCGAAGGTCACACCGATGACCTGCCCGTCCGTACCGGCGGAAAATTCGCCTCAAACTGGGAACTCTCCGCGTCCCGCGCCGCTGAAGCTGTCCGTTACCTCGAAGACCAAGGTATCCCCGGTAACCGCCTCCAAGCCATGGGCCTCGCCGACACTAAACCGATTGTCCCCAATAACAGTGATGCTAACCGCGCCGTCAACCGCCGCCTTGAAATCGTCCTGATCCCTTTTAAAGCCCCTGCGACGACACCTGCCTCTGCGACCACGGATAAAAAGAAATCAAATTAA
- a CDS encoding type II toxin-antitoxin system RelB/DinJ family antitoxin, with protein MKTAAIHSRINPDIKERAKAILSHLGLSPTEAIRMFYTQIILRNGLPFWVKIPNATTVAAMEESRKGHKFKKHDSLNKLFRSRDE; from the coding sequence ATGAAAACCGCAGCCATTCATAGTCGCATTAATCCTGATATCAAGGAGAGGGCAAAAGCAATCCTCTCCCACCTTGGGTTGAGTCCGACAGAGGCCATTCGGATGTTTTACACCCAGATCATCCTTCGCAATGGACTTCCCTTTTGGGTCAAGATTCCAAATGCAACTACCGTGGCTGCCATGGAAGAATCTCGAAAGGGTCACAAGTTCAAAAAGCATGATTCTCTGAACAAGCTTTTCAGGAGTAGGGACGAGTGA
- a CDS encoding peptidylprolyl isomerase — protein MSTAKKGDSVKVHYTGTLDSGEVFDSSLEREPIAFTLGVGMMIPGFDKGVMGMAVGEKKKVNIPCDEAYGPHSEDNMMQIPKAEVPPGMEPKVGMMVEMRSPEGHSVPVKIAAISDEFVTLDGNHPLAGQDLNFDLELVSIE, from the coding sequence ATGTCCACTGCCAAAAAAGGTGATAGCGTAAAAGTCCATTATACAGGAACCCTCGATAGCGGGGAGGTCTTTGATAGTTCACTCGAAAGGGAGCCCATCGCTTTCACCTTGGGTGTGGGCATGATGATCCCCGGCTTCGACAAAGGGGTGATGGGTATGGCCGTGGGTGAAAAAAAGAAAGTTAATATCCCTTGTGACGAAGCTTATGGTCCGCACAGCGAGGATAATATGATGCAAATCCCCAAGGCCGAAGTACCTCCCGGTATGGAGCCCAAAGTCGGTATGATGGTAGAGATGCGTTCTCCCGAAGGGCATTCTGTTCCTGTGAAGATCGCCGCCATCAGTGATGAATTTGTCACGCTCGATGGTAACCACCCTTTGGCCGGACAAGATTTGAATTTTGATCTGGAACTCGTCTCAATCGAGTAA